Proteins from a single region of Nitrososphaerales archaeon:
- a CDS encoding translation initiation factor IF-5A: MSKPVELGSLRVGSYIVLDGEPCRIVEFEKSKPGKHGSAKVRVVGIGLFSDSKKSYVSPAESQVEVPIIEKRSGQVIALMQNSVQLMDLETFEVFETDMPKEEELKKNLTQGVEVEYWRVLGRTKIMRIKG; encoded by the coding sequence ATGAGCAAACCCGTCGAATTGGGGAGTCTTAGAGTAGGTTCATACATCGTTTTAGATGGCGAACCGTGCAGGATTGTAGAGTTTGAAAAGAGTAAGCCGGGTAAGCATGGTTCAGCCAAAGTAAGAGTCGTTGGAATAGGTCTATTTAGTGATTCGAAGAAGAGCTATGTATCACCTGCCGAGTCTCAGGTGGAAGTCCCGATAATCGAGAAGAGAAGTGGTCAAGTGATCGCTCTCATGCAGAATAGTGTGCAGCTTATGGATTTAGAGACATTCGAAGTCTTCGAAACCGATATGCCTAAAGAAGAGGAGTTGAAGAAGAACTTAACACAAGGTGTAGAAGTAGAATATTGGAGAGTTCTTGGAAGGACTAAGATCATGAGAATCAAAGGCTAA
- a CDS encoding diphthine--ammonia ligase: protein MIKGEKLRMLALSSGGKDSILALHLAHERGWKLDGIVTIIPEDPESMLYHTYNLNFVGKIAESIGTQWFYTYAKKGEEEKALESTLKRIDTDIVVSGSVSSMYQKRHFDDICNKIGIRHFTPLWGLDAHDIMYKILNLKMDVMIVAVAAYGLGEEWLGVHLDDESVKRLLRLSEKYHFNPVGEGGDLDTFVLDAPLYKKRLVVSKAVKNWYLDHGNLKIEELLLIEKD from the coding sequence ATGATCAAGGGAGAAAAGTTGAGAATGCTCGCCCTTTCTTCTGGTGGTAAGGATTCTATCTTAGCACTCCACCTCGCACATGAAAGAGGTTGGAAGTTGGATGGTATCGTAACTATTATACCTGAAGATCCAGAGAGCATGCTCTACCATACCTATAATTTAAACTTTGTGGGAAAGATTGCAGAGAGTATCGGTACTCAATGGTTCTACACCTATGCCAAGAAGGGTGAGGAGGAGAAGGCTTTAGAGTCTACATTAAAGAGGATTGATACAGATATCGTTGTTAGTGGTAGCGTTTCATCTATGTACCAAAAAAGGCACTTCGATGATATATGTAACAAAATCGGTATCAGACATTTTACTCCACTCTGGGGTTTAGATGCTCATGATATAATGTATAAAATTCTTAACTTAAAGATGGATGTGATGATAGTGGCTGTAGCTGCGTATGGTTTAGGAGAGGAGTGGTTAGGTGTTCATCTTGATGATGAAAGTGTAAAGAGGCTTTTACGATTGTCTGAAAAGTACCATTTCAACCCTGTTGGAGAGGGAGGAGATCTCGATACATTCGTACTCGATGCGCCCCTTTACAAAAAGAGGTTGGTAGTATCGAAGGCTGTAAAGAACTGGTATCTGGACCATGGTAATTTAAAGATTGAGGAGCTTTTATTAATAGAAAAGGATTAG